One Candidatus Kryptobacter tengchongensis DNA segment encodes these proteins:
- a CDS encoding Cytochrome C oxidase, mono-heme subunit/FixO has product MDKSKFRKDITAVYAIALIGLIVTAFVYVGYFTPEWKKYQSEFKQYVKDKLGEEKAKTVEFGVKQIYVKELNRVDRCITCHMGYEWRGLENAPNPFKTHPKEILDKHPLPKYGCTICHGGQGYALNKEEAHGFIEHWEEPLLGKELEDIYRPPDKKVLLQMNCNICHRYDSLTPGADYINYAKKLIKEKGCRACHKINGRGGVIGPDLTYEGDKSPEQFDYSRVGGKKSVFAWHVAHFKNPKMVSPESIMPEMGFTSREAIALTLLMLSWKKVNLPPEYYPQSYTALADLPTPEEIEKERQMREGEGAFFVNKGCFVCHSISVFGIESAAKIGPDLSNAVEDVPSRFGKTLENFIKEPTGTMSIVLGSQIMLSDEEKAQVVELLTKAYEKYRKQQLTSKP; this is encoded by the coding sequence ATGGACAAAAGCAAGTTTAGGAAAGATATAACAGCGGTTTATGCAATTGCTTTAATTGGTTTAATTGTAACCGCTTTCGTTTATGTGGGTTATTTCACGCCAGAGTGGAAAAAATATCAATCAGAATTCAAACAATATGTCAAGGATAAACTTGGGGAGGAAAAAGCGAAAACAGTTGAATTCGGAGTTAAGCAAATTTATGTTAAGGAGCTTAACAGAGTTGATAGATGTATAACCTGTCATATGGGTTATGAGTGGAGGGGACTTGAAAATGCCCCAAATCCTTTTAAAACTCATCCGAAGGAAATCCTTGATAAACATCCCTTACCAAAGTATGGTTGCACGATATGCCATGGTGGGCAAGGATATGCTTTGAATAAAGAAGAAGCACATGGTTTCATTGAACATTGGGAGGAACCGCTCTTGGGAAAAGAGCTTGAAGATATTTATAGACCTCCAGATAAAAAAGTTTTATTACAGATGAATTGTAACATATGTCATCGCTATGATAGTTTAACTCCGGGGGCGGATTACATCAATTATGCTAAAAAACTTATTAAGGAAAAGGGATGTCGTGCATGCCACAAAATTAACGGTCGTGGTGGTGTAATTGGTCCTGATTTGACTTATGAAGGTGATAAATCTCCTGAACAATTTGATTATTCAAGGGTTGGTGGGAAAAAGTCTGTCTTTGCTTGGCATGTTGCTCATTTTAAAAATCCAAAAATGGTCTCGCCTGAAAGTATAATGCCTGAGATGGGATTTACATCAAGAGAGGCTATCGCTTTAACTCTTTTAATGTTAAGTTGGAAGAAGGTTAATCTTCCCCCCGAGTATTATCCGCAATCTTACACTGCTCTTGCTGATTTGCCAACGCCTGAGGAAATTGAAAAGGAAAGGCAAATGAGAGAAGGGGAAGGCGCCTTCTTTGTGAATAAAGGTTGTTTTGTGTGTCATTCAATTTCTGTATTTGGGATTGAATCAGCTGCAAAAATTGGTCCTGACCTTAGCAATGCTGTTGAAGATGTCCCAAGCAGATTTGGGAAAACGCTTGAAAACTTCATTAAGGAACCTACTGGAACGATGTCAATTGTCCTTGGAAGTCAGATTATGCTAAGTGATGAGGAGAAAGCTCAAGTGGTTGAGCTTTTGACAAAAGCGTATGAGAAATATCGCAAACAACAGTTAACATCAAAACCTTAA
- a CDS encoding Cytochrome b subunit of the bc complex: protein MPEFEVKPKKLNGRSIFWTWVPRSEKEAGESIVRNILLHWFPAKVTLRSLSWGYSLWLGTITATLFLILTITGVILMFLYVPSVERAYHSVKDIEYVVSFGWFIRAMHRNAAHLMVAFAFLHMVRVFLTGAYKNGVGVGQNRPLNWLVGVVLLLITLLLSFTGYLLPWDQLAFWAITVGTNIAKNAPIVGNWIRFILLGGHEIEQNALIRFYVLHCFFLPAAVLILFSYHMWRIRKDGGLACVDNLVLSQKKEKIKDGIKSKTYSLLGITTGRTVQVETTLLDEDKYTVNSVPFLIRRIGLVMLGTFVFVALISLFIHAPLEEPANPNVTPNPAKAPWYFLWLQELVAITTIRIGGFVLNGAFIGGVLIPGILVLLLAVWPYFDKSSNLSTGVWFSKERMKQNIVFLVLCFFVIVLIIIGTYMRGPNWEFYFPWESWPELPKKF, encoded by the coding sequence ATGCCTGAATTTGAAGTTAAACCGAAGAAATTAAATGGAAGAAGCATATTTTGGACCTGGGTTCCTCGGTCGGAAAAAGAAGCTGGTGAATCAATTGTTAGAAACATTTTGCTTCATTGGTTTCCTGCAAAGGTGACATTGCGGAGTTTATCATGGGGATATTCTCTCTGGCTTGGGACTATAACCGCCACATTGTTTTTGATATTGACAATAACTGGTGTGATTTTGATGTTCTTATATGTGCCTTCAGTTGAGAGGGCTTATCATAGTGTTAAGGATATAGAGTATGTTGTCTCGTTTGGTTGGTTTATAAGAGCGATGCACAGGAACGCTGCACATTTAATGGTTGCGTTTGCCTTTCTTCATATGGTGAGGGTATTTTTGACTGGTGCATATAAAAATGGTGTGGGCGTAGGGCAAAACAGACCTTTAAACTGGTTAGTTGGGGTTGTGCTTTTGCTTATAACTCTACTTCTTTCATTTACGGGTTACCTTTTGCCCTGGGATCAGCTTGCGTTCTGGGCTATAACGGTTGGAACTAATATCGCAAAAAATGCTCCCATTGTTGGGAATTGGATCAGGTTTATACTTTTAGGCGGTCACGAAATTGAACAGAATGCTTTGATAAGGTTCTATGTTCTTCATTGTTTCTTTTTGCCCGCGGCTGTTTTGATTTTATTTTCTTATCACATGTGGCGAATTAGGAAAGATGGGGGACTTGCATGTGTTGACAATTTAGTTTTGAGTCAAAAGAAAGAAAAAATCAAGGACGGAATTAAAAGCAAGACATACTCTCTTCTTGGAATAACAACGGGTAGAACTGTTCAAGTTGAGACGACATTGCTTGATGAGGACAAATACACTGTTAATTCAGTTCCGTTTTTAATCCGTAGAATTGGGCTTGTTATGCTCGGGACATTTGTTTTTGTTGCTTTGATAAGTCTTTTTATTCATGCCCCACTTGAGGAGCCAGCCAATCCCAATGTGACACCTAACCCTGCAAAGGCACCGTGGTATTTCCTTTGGTTGCAAGAACTTGTAGCTATAACGACGATAAGAATTGGAGGTTTTGTGTTGAATGGGGCATTTATCGGTGGGGTTTTAATTCCTGGAATTTTAGTTCTTTTGCTTGCGGTATGGCCGTACTTTGATAAGAGTTCAAACTTGAGCACGGGTGTCTGGTTTAGTAAAGAGCGAATGAAACAAAATATAGTTTTTCTTGTGCTTTGCTTCTTTGTAATAGTTTTGATAATCATTGGAACTTACATGCGTGGACCTAATTGGGAATTTTATTTCCCATGGGAGTCGTGGCCAGAATTACCCAAGAAATTTTAA
- a CDS encoding menaquinol-cytochrome c reductase iron-sulfur subunit: MKFDRRKFLKNFGLGSLLLTLAGQVYTWFRSLFPNVSYEGIRRVKLDEPDKIPDGVTFIDDIKTYIFREGKTFYAISAVCTHLGCTVKYVGLSKPKVVKIAGKEVEVKWEFHCPCHGSKFYGDGTNYAGPAPRPLDWVKVEISPEDGKLVVDLNKTVPQNYKLTV, translated from the coding sequence ATGAAATTTGATAGGAGAAAATTTTTGAAAAATTTTGGACTTGGTTCACTCCTGTTAACCCTTGCAGGGCAAGTTTATACTTGGTTTAGATCATTGTTTCCAAATGTAAGTTATGAGGGGATAAGACGTGTCAAGTTAGATGAGCCGGATAAAATTCCGGATGGTGTAACCTTTATTGATGACATCAAAACATATATCTTTCGCGAGGGCAAAACATTTTATGCTATTTCGGCTGTTTGCACGCATCTTGGTTGCACTGTTAAATATGTTGGTCTTTCAAAGCCAAAGGTTGTGAAGATTGCTGGAAAAGAAGTTGAGGTTAAGTGGGAGTTTCACTGTCCCTGCCATGGTTCAAAATTTTACGGTGATGGGACAAATTACGCCGGACCTGCGCCAAGACCGCTTGATTGGGTGAAAGTTGAAATCTCACCGGAGGATGGAAAACTTGTAGTTGATCTTAACAAAACGGTTCCCCAGAATTACAAGTTAACTGTATAA
- a CDS encoding NADPH-dependent glutamate synthase beta chain, translating into MGYKVSLPDLLHWQKQVKCQAACPIHTDAGRYVQLIAEGRYKEAYFVARAPNPFASVCGRVCAAPCEDFCRRGSIDKPVTIRALKRFLTEKYGVESLYPDTQDEIFEGDFDAGDNKLFWHLPIIAKVRKADVRDKKVAIIGAGPAGLACAHDLALIGYKVTIFEASNVLGGMMRHGIPEFRLSRGIIEKEINKILWLGVEVRTLTPLTKNFGIKELREEFDAIFIAVGTQEGRDMNVEGANLDGIIKAIDFLINVNNGYRVELGEKVLVIGGGFVAFDAARTALRMAVEMEEKEKLGNGSTYTIVMDAARTARRAGVLEIHIASLESFDEMPVLRTAQGKEEFEEAIREGIIFHPQRGVKRFIGENGRVKGVEFIGVKRTYDEDGRFNPIFDESVSEYMEADTVILAIGQRPNLNFIKPEDGIELTAAGTIKVNPETLETSVPGIFAGGDVAFGPRNLIDAIANGKQAAISIDNYLRGLKTKRIFNLSVEKIEKRNYSTYVGYEIIPRRAPDTIPIDRRTGIVEVEMGYTEEQAIEQAKRCLLCHIQTIYDAEKCILCGACTDVCPEYCLKLVPVEELDIDDEMREKILNHYQLADGVGLSAMIKDDEKCIRCGLCAIVCPTDAMTMERMYYVEQEIIED; encoded by the coding sequence ATGGGTTACAAAGTTTCTTTGCCTGATTTGTTGCATTGGCAGAAACAGGTGAAGTGTCAAGCGGCTTGTCCAATTCATACCGACGCTGGAAGGTATGTTCAATTGATTGCTGAGGGGCGATATAAAGAAGCGTATTTTGTAGCTCGTGCTCCTAACCCGTTTGCTTCGGTTTGCGGTAGAGTATGTGCAGCTCCATGTGAAGATTTTTGCAGGAGAGGGAGTATTGATAAGCCTGTTACAATAAGAGCTTTGAAGAGATTTTTAACAGAGAAATATGGGGTTGAATCACTTTACCCAGATACACAGGATGAGATTTTTGAAGGCGATTTTGACGCTGGTGATAACAAATTGTTCTGGCATTTGCCAATAATTGCTAAAGTAAGGAAAGCAGATGTAAGAGATAAAAAAGTTGCTATAATTGGTGCAGGTCCTGCTGGGCTTGCTTGTGCGCACGATCTTGCATTGATAGGGTATAAAGTTACAATTTTTGAGGCTTCAAATGTGCTTGGGGGGATGATGAGGCATGGAATACCTGAATTTAGGTTATCAAGGGGTATAATTGAGAAAGAAATTAATAAAATTCTTTGGCTTGGGGTTGAAGTTAGAACGCTTACGCCTTTAACAAAGAATTTCGGTATCAAGGAATTGAGGGAAGAGTTTGATGCGATATTTATAGCGGTTGGCACTCAAGAGGGAAGAGATATGAATGTTGAAGGTGCAAATCTTGATGGGATTATAAAAGCGATTGATTTTTTGATAAATGTTAATAACGGTTACAGGGTTGAACTTGGCGAAAAAGTTTTAGTAATTGGAGGTGGATTTGTTGCTTTTGATGCGGCGAGGACGGCTTTGAGAATGGCTGTTGAGATGGAGGAGAAAGAAAAGTTGGGGAATGGCTCAACATACACCATTGTCATGGATGCTGCAAGAACCGCAAGAAGAGCTGGTGTCCTTGAAATTCACATCGCAAGTTTGGAATCTTTTGATGAAATGCCTGTGTTAAGAACCGCACAGGGAAAGGAAGAGTTTGAGGAGGCTATAAGGGAAGGGATAATCTTTCATCCGCAAAGGGGCGTTAAGAGATTTATCGGTGAGAACGGAAGGGTTAAAGGAGTTGAATTCATCGGCGTTAAAAGAACTTATGATGAAGACGGGAGATTTAATCCGATATTTGATGAAAGCGTAAGTGAATATATGGAGGCAGATACAGTTATACTTGCGATAGGGCAAAGACCAAATTTGAATTTTATAAAACCGGAAGATGGTATAGAACTTACTGCAGCTGGGACGATAAAGGTAAACCCTGAAACGCTTGAGACAAGCGTCCCTGGAATCTTCGCAGGTGGGGATGTTGCATTTGGACCGAGGAACTTAATTGATGCCATTGCGAACGGGAAACAAGCGGCAATTTCAATTGATAATTATTTAAGAGGTTTAAAGACAAAGAGAATTTTCAATTTATCCGTTGAGAAGATAGAAAAGCGAAATTATTCCACTTATGTTGGTTATGAAATCATACCGCGAAGGGCACCTGATACAATCCCGATTGATAGACGAACTGGAATAGTTGAGGTTGAAATGGGCTATACCGAGGAACAAGCAATTGAGCAAGCGAAGAGATGTTTATTATGTCATATTCAAACAATTTATGACGCTGAGAAATGTATTTTATGTGGAGCTTGCACTGATGTTTGTCCTGAATACTGCTTAAAACTTGTCCCCGTTGAAGAGCTTGATATTGATGATGAGATGAGGGAAAAAATTTTGAACCATTATCAACTTGCAGATGGGGTTGGTTTATCTGCGATGATAAAGGATGATGAAAAATGTATAAGGTGTGGATTATGCGCTATTGTTTGCCCAACGGATGCGATGACGATGGAAAGAATGTATTATGTTGAGCAAGAAATAATTGAAGATTAA
- a CDS encoding transcriptional regulator, BadM/Rrf2 family, whose protein sequence is MIFIASLNSKEPILAKQIAGALSIPREFLNKVMQQLVRAGFLASVRGPGGGFVLAKDPKDITIFDIVKEIDGTEWFESCLLRVGLCDLQNPCAMHEFWVKIKNQVRAILDHESLADLVKEMRNGKRVLQFAEDFILLKKIKTQMGIN, encoded by the coding sequence ATGATTTTCATTGCGTCACTTAATTCAAAAGAACCTATCCTTGCAAAGCAGATCGCTGGGGCTTTATCTATTCCGAGGGAGTTTTTGAATAAAGTTATGCAACAGCTCGTAAGGGCTGGTTTTCTTGCCTCTGTCAGGGGACCAGGTGGTGGCTTTGTTCTCGCAAAAGACCCGAAGGATATTACAATTTTTGATATAGTAAAGGAAATTGATGGAACTGAGTGGTTTGAGTCTTGTCTTTTGAGGGTGGGCTTGTGTGATCTTCAAAATCCGTGCGCAATGCATGAGTTCTGGGTTAAGATAAAAAATCAAGTTAGGGCAATTCTTGATCATGAGAGTCTTGCTGACCTTGTAAAGGAGATGAGAAATGGCAAAAGGGTTTTGCAATTTGCTGAAGATTTTATCCTGTTGAAGAAAATTAAAACTCAAATGGGAATCAATTGA
- a CDS encoding Imidazolonepropionase: MKKIFLLLLLFIPLFFMLSQEKNIVIRCGALIDGKNDEIKKNVLILIKGNIIEKVGNFDIPKDADVIDLSDMTVLPGLIDSHVHLFLHEGNYDDQLLKESTPYRTIRAVVHAKQTLEAGFTTIRDLETEGAGYADVDLKTAINQGIIPGPRMQVSTRALSVTGGYALMGYSWEIQVPTGAQLVDGVDEARKAVREQIKYGADWIKIYADSRRKRGEVADSLTWYLTFSDDELKAIVEEAKKMNVKVAAHCYSSISAQKAVNAGVSSIEHGLYLDEPTLKLMKDKGVYYCPTLLAYYRWSKRDGLSPEVKKMIENTVKLHAETFKRALKVGVKIAFGSDLTEAHGTNAEEFELMVKYGMKPIDAIKSATSVAAELLGWQDKIGSIEPGKLADIIAVKGNPLQDISVLKDVKFVMKDGKIVKNSK; the protein is encoded by the coding sequence ATGAAAAAAATTTTTCTCCTGCTTTTGCTTTTTATCCCGCTATTTTTCATGCTATCACAAGAAAAAAACATCGTTATAAGGTGTGGCGCCTTAATTGATGGGAAAAATGACGAAATAAAGAAAAATGTTTTAATCTTGATCAAGGGAAATATAATTGAAAAAGTTGGCAATTTTGATATACCCAAAGACGCAGATGTAATTGACCTGTCAGATATGACTGTTTTGCCGGGATTAATTGATTCACATGTTCATCTTTTTCTACATGAGGGGAATTACGACGATCAACTTCTCAAAGAGTCAACACCTTACCGAACAATAAGAGCGGTTGTCCATGCAAAGCAAACGCTTGAAGCTGGATTCACAACGATTCGTGACCTTGAAACTGAAGGAGCTGGATATGCGGATGTTGATTTAAAAACAGCGATAAATCAGGGGATAATTCCAGGTCCAAGAATGCAAGTTTCAACCCGCGCTCTATCCGTCACAGGTGGATATGCCCTTATGGGCTATTCATGGGAAATACAAGTCCCCACAGGAGCACAACTTGTTGATGGGGTTGATGAAGCAAGAAAAGCAGTGAGAGAACAAATAAAATACGGCGCCGACTGGATAAAAATATACGCCGATTCAAGAAGAAAACGAGGTGAAGTCGCTGATTCATTAACATGGTATCTTACATTTTCAGATGATGAATTAAAAGCAATAGTTGAAGAAGCAAAAAAGATGAATGTAAAAGTTGCTGCACATTGTTATTCATCAATTTCTGCACAAAAAGCTGTGAACGCTGGAGTATCTTCAATTGAACATGGTTTATATCTTGATGAGCCAACTCTAAAACTTATGAAAGACAAAGGGGTTTATTACTGTCCAACACTTCTTGCTTATTATCGCTGGTCAAAACGAGATGGGTTAAGCCCTGAGGTTAAAAAGATGATTGAAAATACAGTTAAACTTCACGCTGAAACATTTAAACGTGCTTTAAAAGTCGGCGTTAAAATTGCCTTTGGAAGTGATCTAACCGAAGCTCACGGCACAAATGCTGAAGAATTTGAACTTATGGTTAAATATGGGATGAAACCAATTGATGCAATAAAATCAGCGACAAGCGTTGCAGCGGAGCTTTTGGGCTGGCAAGACAAAATCGGAAGTATTGAACCCGGAAAGCTTGCTGACATAATTGCTGTCAAAGGAAACCCACTCCAAGACATATCCGTACTTAAAGATGTTAAATTTGTAATGAAAGATGGAAAAATAGTAAAAAACTCAAAATAG
- a CDS encoding ferrochelatase translates to MPEYGIILLNLGGPDSIKNVEKFLYNLFSDPDIFKFPLSPMTQKFFAKLISKLRAKKVVKYYKQIGGRSPILSYTLVQAKLLEKKLEPTLDCKIYIGMRYWRPFIDEALERALKDNVQKIVLLPLYPQYSTTTTGSSFNEFYRALKKLNMNEKKIIKIRSYPDDEIYVKAMAERIEEAMENFNDEDFKSFSMIFSAHSLPVKFIRNGDPYLEETKKSYNAIINYLRNNSKRKEIYKNIKTELSFQSKVGPIKWLEPSTIDMIKKLANEGIKNILVVPLSFVSDNIETLYELGIFVRDIAIKNGVEKYMVAEALNDSETFSEALKNIVLEAIKNEK, encoded by the coding sequence ATGCCTGAATATGGAATTATTCTCCTGAACCTTGGCGGACCAGACTCAATTAAAAATGTTGAAAAATTTCTCTACAATCTGTTTTCTGACCCTGACATATTTAAATTTCCGCTTTCCCCAATGACTCAAAAATTTTTCGCTAAGCTGATTTCAAAACTTAGAGCAAAAAAAGTTGTAAAGTATTATAAGCAAATCGGGGGACGCTCGCCAATTTTAAGTTATACCCTTGTTCAAGCAAAACTCCTTGAAAAGAAACTTGAACCAACGCTTGATTGCAAAATTTATATCGGGATGAGATATTGGCGCCCATTTATAGATGAGGCACTTGAAAGAGCGCTCAAAGATAATGTTCAAAAAATTGTTCTTCTCCCACTTTACCCACAATATTCAACCACAACAACCGGTTCAAGCTTCAATGAGTTCTACCGAGCATTAAAAAAATTGAACATGAATGAAAAAAAGATAATCAAAATACGAAGTTATCCAGACGATGAAATTTATGTTAAGGCAATGGCTGAAAGAATTGAAGAAGCAATGGAAAATTTCAATGACGAGGATTTTAAAAGTTTCTCTATGATATTTAGCGCCCATAGCTTACCCGTCAAATTTATCCGAAATGGCGATCCATATCTTGAGGAAACAAAAAAATCCTACAATGCCATAATCAATTACCTTCGCAATAATTCCAAAAGAAAAGAAATTTACAAAAACATAAAGACTGAGCTCTCCTTCCAAAGCAAAGTAGGACCAATCAAATGGCTTGAACCATCAACTATTGACATGATAAAAAAACTCGCAAACGAGGGAATTAAAAATATACTTGTCGTCCCGTTAAGCTTCGTTTCAGATAATATTGAAACGCTTTATGAACTCGGGATCTTTGTCAGAGATATCGCCATCAAAAATGGCGTTGAAAAGTATATGGTCGCTGAAGCCCTAAACGACTCAGAAACATTTTCTGAAGCTTTAAAAAACATAGTTTTGGAGGCAATTAAAAATGAAAAATAA